In a single window of the Terriglobus roseus genome:
- a CDS encoding RDD family protein, whose translation MPSEVVEEHGIETPEQVELRFPLAGLGSRFLAGALDLLIQFAANLVLVLILVLAFSAGMKAGALDHMSSTAAKWFTAGVILFYFVLYWGYFSLFEAFRNGQTPGKRALKIRVIKDSGRQITFFEALARNLLRVVDAVPGMYLVGVISILCTRQNKRLGDLVADTIVVHERTDEFGGYIGLPVSRTFPSNLYGTPAAPAPVAIGIAADRLTLLSADDLHVTDSFLARAPALPMERRAMLGSRLLDALCVKMGVPVPTDVPPERTLEAISYALRSHGVG comes from the coding sequence GTGCCTTCCGAAGTTGTGGAAGAGCACGGCATTGAGACGCCGGAGCAGGTTGAGCTGCGCTTTCCGCTGGCTGGGCTTGGCAGTCGCTTCCTCGCGGGTGCTCTGGACTTGCTAATACAGTTTGCGGCGAACCTCGTGCTGGTGCTGATCCTGGTCCTCGCCTTTAGTGCGGGTATGAAGGCGGGCGCGCTCGACCATATGTCGTCCACTGCGGCGAAGTGGTTCACTGCAGGGGTCATCCTGTTTTATTTCGTCCTGTACTGGGGATACTTTTCGCTGTTTGAAGCATTTCGCAACGGTCAGACGCCGGGCAAACGCGCACTGAAGATCCGGGTGATCAAGGACAGCGGACGGCAGATTACGTTCTTCGAGGCGCTGGCGCGAAACCTGCTGCGCGTGGTGGATGCGGTGCCGGGTATGTATCTCGTTGGCGTCATTTCGATCCTTTGCACGCGGCAGAACAAGCGGTTGGGCGACCTGGTCGCCGACACCATCGTGGTGCATGAACGCACGGATGAGTTCGGCGGATACATCGGTCTGCCGGTCAGTCGGACATTCCCTTCGAACTTGTACGGAACGCCTGCGGCTCCGGCACCTGTGGCGATCGGCATTGCCGCGGACCGCCTGACTCTTCTATCCGCCGATGACCTGCATGTCACCGACAGCTTTCTGGCACGCGCGCCGGCATTGCCGATGGAACGGCGTGCGATGCTTGGGTCGAGACTGCTCGACGCACTGTGCGTGAAGATGGGTGTGCCGGTGCCAACCGACGTGCCGCCCGAGCGCACGCTTGAGGCGATCTCGTATGCACTCCGCAGCCACGGGGTCGGCTGA
- a CDS encoding stage II sporulation protein M, whose product MVSNGWIAVRRADWERLDALTREVETRGLKAMTAQDLRDFGLLYRRAAADLTAVRADRTAQPLAEHLNRLVSRAHNHVYSGQRTSILSVWRFLSVDYPRLFRRLWPYVAASLALCLLGALLGTLESIARPQFMRATLGPEMVATIERHEMWTKSVVSAKPQESSFIMTNNITVTFMVFAGGIAAGLPTIFMLFWNGMSVGIIATACRQHGMALDLWSFVAAHGALELPSIFIAGGAGLRIASGLLFPGSLSRRNALAQAGGEAVRLLAGTIPMLFVAGILEAFLSPTSAPRAVKFSVCALLLICLAYWLSEGGRARGENSQELPEGAVAGAA is encoded by the coding sequence ATGGTCTCCAACGGCTGGATCGCGGTGCGACGTGCAGACTGGGAGCGGCTCGATGCACTCACCCGCGAGGTGGAAACGCGCGGCCTGAAGGCCATGACCGCACAGGATCTTCGTGACTTCGGCCTGCTCTATCGCCGAGCTGCCGCTGACCTGACCGCCGTCCGTGCGGACCGAACAGCACAGCCCCTGGCCGAGCATTTAAATCGGCTCGTGTCCCGAGCACACAACCATGTCTACAGCGGCCAGCGCACCAGCATCTTGAGTGTGTGGCGGTTTCTTTCGGTGGACTACCCACGCCTCTTCCGGCGACTATGGCCTTACGTCGCCGCCTCGCTCGCACTCTGCCTCCTCGGGGCTCTACTGGGAACGCTGGAGTCCATCGCACGGCCGCAGTTTATGCGTGCAACACTGGGCCCAGAGATGGTTGCCACCATCGAGCGGCATGAGATGTGGACGAAGAGTGTTGTCAGCGCGAAGCCGCAAGAGTCCAGCTTTATCATGACGAACAACATCACCGTCACATTCATGGTCTTCGCGGGCGGCATCGCCGCAGGTTTGCCGACGATCTTCATGCTCTTCTGGAACGGCATGAGCGTTGGCATCATCGCCACCGCATGCAGGCAGCATGGCATGGCACTCGACCTTTGGAGCTTCGTCGCGGCTCACGGTGCACTCGAACTGCCAAGCATCTTCATCGCCGGCGGCGCTGGTCTTCGCATCGCAAGCGGTCTGCTCTTTCCGGGGTCACTGTCGCGCCGCAATGCCCTTGCGCAGGCTGGTGGCGAGGCCGTCCGACTGCTCGCCGGAACCATTCCCATGCTCTTCGTCGCGGGCATTCTCGAAGCATTCCTATCGCCGACATCCGCACCACGCGCCGTAAAGTTTTCCGTCTGCGCCCTGCTGCTGATATGCCTCGCCTACTGGCTAAGCGAGGGTGGCCGCGCTCGCGGGGAGAACTCTCAAGAGCTGCCAGAAGGAGCCGTTGCAGGAGCTGCCTAG